One window of the Lactobacillus sp. PV034 genome contains the following:
- a CDS encoding MFS transporter has translation MNNKRSIYPWWVFIATCLISIIGFGLLVNTIGLFFEPVSKSFGVGRASVSLMGTFQNAAAAITLIFAGKIMSKVNLRWLLTGCFTIIAISMLSLTQAHSLIHFYVAWIIIGICQPIAITLSIPVLLGNWFNQKLGTVMGIALGLSAVGGTFFNPIIAGIITNNGWRSGYLAEGLLILIILVPTALFLQGEPNDKHLAYGEKKVQQQEKLENSGFTLRQAFKMPVFYAIALAMIVLQYVSGSVQHISGHIVNIGLPLTTGATVVSGLMLGAAAGKISIGYLLDRFNARIVLFCYSLFGMIGWLGQIFLNNGNLLIGAAFILGLGQGICLVALPYLIRDEFGAKDYSNILSIINMLGAFAMSISVYVDGLLFDKTASYNLGWWINALAYLISFIALFLTLKSQKSKQSEIDLTN, from the coding sequence TTGAATAATAAAAGAAGTATTTATCCTTGGTGGGTGTTTATTGCTACCTGCTTAATCTCGATTATTGGCTTTGGCTTATTGGTAAACACAATTGGTTTATTTTTTGAACCCGTTAGCAAAAGTTTTGGTGTTGGGCGTGCTAGTGTCTCTTTGATGGGAACATTCCAAAACGCCGCAGCTGCTATTACTTTAATCTTCGCTGGTAAAATTATGAGCAAAGTTAATTTACGCTGGTTATTGACTGGCTGTTTTACTATAATCGCCATCAGCATGTTGTCATTAACCCAGGCTCATTCTTTGATTCATTTCTATGTTGCTTGGATTATTATTGGTATCTGCCAACCAATTGCTATTACTTTATCCATTCCGGTCTTATTAGGTAACTGGTTTAACCAAAAGCTGGGGACGGTGATGGGAATTGCCCTTGGTTTATCAGCGGTCGGTGGTACCTTCTTTAACCCAATTATTGCTGGCATCATCACAAACAACGGTTGGCGTAGTGGTTATTTGGCTGAAGGGTTATTAATTTTAATTATCTTAGTCCCAACCGCTTTATTTTTACAAGGTGAGCCTAACGATAAACATCTTGCGTATGGTGAAAAGAAAGTCCAGCAGCAAGAAAAACTTGAAAATAGTGGCTTTACTCTTCGTCAAGCTTTTAAAATGCCGGTCTTTTATGCAATTGCACTTGCAATGATTGTTCTGCAATATGTATCAGGTTCTGTCCAACATATTTCCGGCCACATCGTTAATATTGGCTTACCGTTAACCACTGGTGCCACAGTGGTCTCTGGTTTAATGCTTGGGGCCGCTGCCGGCAAAATCTCAATTGGTTATCTTCTTGATCGCTTCAATGCCCGCATAGTGCTCTTTTGCTACTCATTGTTTGGCATGATCGGCTGGCTGGGACAAATCTTTTTAAATAATGGCAATCTTTTGATTGGGGCTGCCTTTATCTTAGGGTTAGGACAAGGTATTTGCCTAGTGGCACTTCCTTACTTGATACGCGACGAATTCGGTGCCAAAGATTATAGTAATATTCTTTCTATTATTAATATGCTAGGTGCCTTCGCCATGTCAATCTCAGTTTATGTTGATGGTTTATTATTTGATAAAACCGCTAGCTATAACTTGGGCTGGTGGATTAATGCCCTTGCTTATCTGATTAGTTTTATTGCTTTATTCTTAACTTTAAAATCTCAAAAAAGCAAACAATCTGAAATTGATTTGACTAATTAA
- the rpmG gene encoding 50S ribosomal protein L33, producing MAVKKAALACTECGSRNYSITASKNRTSRLELKKFCKHCGKQTLHKETR from the coding sequence ATGGCAGTAAAAAAAGCAGCACTTGCTTGCACTGAATGTGGATCACGCAATTATTCTATTACCGCAAGTAAAAATAGAACTTCAAGACTAGAATTAAAGAAATTTTGTAAGCATTGCGGCAAACAAACATTGCATAAGGAAACGAGGTAA
- a CDS encoding 1-deoxy-D-xylulose-5-phosphate synthase, giving the protein MNQHPDFLLNEIHSPKDLKKLNLEQLKQLASEIRTLILEKDSVEGGHLGPDLGIVETTIAYHYVFDAPNDKIVWDVSHQTYPHKMLTGRAIGWLDPEHYEDVTPYTNPEESPYDYFAIGHTSTSIALATGLAKARDLKGGHERIAALIGDGSLTGGLAFEGLNNAAVEKHNLLTIINDNQMSIDENVGGVVTALKKLRDSNGETPENPFTAMGFDYYYEANGNDIEKMIAAFEKVKDLDHPVVLHINTLKGKGYQPAIDDEEAHHWVLPFDLKTDKTTVPAPTLPNATSVALDVTKKQIEKDKTTLAINAAIPGVFGLGEIKKQYPDNYKDVGIAEQESVAFAAGSVKEGGVPILFENSTFLQRAFDQLSHDVAANDLPVVMIVGNGGISSQSKTHLGIFDQVMVGNLPNWNYLAPTTLAEEKAMMEWALSQRKHPIAIKLPTKSVPEGDDAKTIKNYDEIKYQITSGKNPKITIIGLGDFFGLASEVAQQLGATLVNPLSANILDKDALDNLAHDSEVIVTLEDNALDGGFGQKVASYLGDQAVKVLNYGQDRVYTDQEPVKDIMERNHITVDHLTQDIKNILD; this is encoded by the coding sequence ATGAATCAACATCCTGATTTTTTATTAAACGAAATTCATAGTCCCAAAGATTTAAAGAAATTAAATCTTGAACAATTAAAACAACTCGCTTCAGAAATTAGAACCTTAATTCTTGAAAAAGATTCTGTTGAAGGTGGGCACTTAGGACCTGATTTAGGTATTGTAGAAACTACAATTGCCTACCATTACGTTTTTGATGCACCCAACGACAAGATTGTGTGGGATGTATCTCACCAAACATACCCACACAAAATGTTAACTGGGCGTGCTATTGGCTGGCTTGATCCTGAACATTATGAAGATGTTACGCCTTACACCAATCCAGAAGAAAGTCCTTATGACTACTTTGCCATTGGTCACACCTCAACTTCAATCGCCTTAGCTACTGGTTTAGCCAAGGCCCGTGATCTAAAAGGTGGACATGAAAGGATTGCTGCCTTAATTGGTGATGGTTCTCTAACTGGTGGCTTAGCCTTTGAAGGTTTAAATAATGCTGCCGTTGAAAAACATAATCTTTTAACCATCATTAATGATAATCAAATGTCCATTGATGAAAATGTTGGTGGTGTAGTTACTGCCCTCAAGAAATTACGAGACAGTAATGGCGAAACACCAGAAAATCCATTTACTGCTATGGGCTTTGACTATTATTATGAAGCAAACGGTAATGACATAGAAAAAATGATTGCTGCTTTTGAAAAAGTTAAAGACTTAGATCATCCAGTTGTTTTACATATCAATACTCTTAAAGGTAAAGGTTATCAACCAGCCATTGATGATGAAGAAGCCCACCACTGGGTATTACCTTTTGACTTAAAGACCGATAAAACTACTGTGCCAGCACCTACATTACCTAATGCAACTAGTGTGGCTTTAGATGTTACTAAAAAACAAATTGAAAAAGATAAAACAACTTTAGCAATTAATGCTGCCATTCCAGGTGTCTTTGGACTCGGTGAAATTAAAAAGCAATATCCAGATAACTACAAAGATGTTGGTATTGCTGAGCAAGAATCAGTAGCTTTTGCTGCAGGTAGCGTTAAAGAAGGTGGCGTCCCAATTCTCTTTGAAAACTCCACTTTCTTACAACGTGCTTTTGATCAATTATCCCATGATGTTGCTGCCAATGACTTACCAGTCGTTATGATAGTTGGTAACGGTGGAATTTCTTCTCAATCAAAGACCCACCTAGGTATTTTTGATCAAGTGATGGTCGGAAACTTACCTAACTGGAATTATTTGGCCCCTACTACTCTAGCTGAAGAAAAAGCAATGATGGAATGGGCTTTAAGTCAACGTAAGCACCCAATTGCAATTAAATTACCAACTAAATCTGTTCCTGAAGGTGACGATGCTAAAACAATCAAGAACTACGATGAGATCAAGTATCAAATTACTTCAGGAAAGAATCCTAAAATTACAATTATTGGTTTGGGAGACTTTTTCGGTCTAGCAAGTGAAGTTGCTCAACAATTAGGAGCAACTTTAGTTAACCCACTTTCAGCTAATATTTTGGACAAGGATGCACTCGATAACCTAGCCCACGATAGTGAAGTAATTGTTACTTTAGAAGATAATGCTTTAGATGGTGGTTTTGGTCAAAAAGTTGCTTCTTACTTAGGTGACCAAGCTGTTAAAGTTTTGAACTATGGTCAAGACCGCGTTTATACTGATCAAGAACCAGTTAAAGATATTATGGAACGTAATCACATAACTGTGGATCACCTTACTCAAGACATTAAGAATATTCTTGATTAA
- the rplK gene encoding 50S ribosomal protein L11, translated as MAKKVINVVKLQIPAGAATPAPPVGPALGQAGINIVGFTKDFNARTADQKGMLIPVVITVYEDRSFEFITKTPPAAVLLKKAAKVDKGSGEPNTKKVAKVTKAQVKEIAETKMQDLNAADVEAAMRMIEGTARSMGFEVED; from the coding sequence GTGGCAAAGAAAGTTATTAACGTAGTTAAGTTACAAATCCCTGCTGGTGCAGCAACTCCTGCACCTCCAGTTGGTCCTGCATTGGGTCAAGCTGGAATCAACATCGTTGGTTTTACTAAGGACTTCAATGCACGTACTGCTGATCAAAAGGGTATGCTTATTCCTGTAGTTATTACTGTATATGAAGATCGTTCATTCGAATTCATTACTAAGACTCCACCTGCAGCAGTTCTTTTGAAGAAGGCTGCTAAGGTTGACAAGGGTTCTGGTGAACCTAACACCAAGAAGGTTGCTAAGGTTACTAAGGCTCAAGTTAAGGAAATCGCAGAAACCAAGATGCAAGATCTAAACGCTGCAGATGTTGAAGCTGCTATGCGCATGATTGAAGGTACTGCTAGAAGCATGGGCTTCGAAGTAGAAGACTAA
- the secE gene encoding preprotein translocase subunit SecE — MFKFFKSVGHTMKEVTWPTWRQNRRDTGMVITASILFGLYLGLLDLLFSFLVQTFF, encoded by the coding sequence ATGTTTAAGTTCTTTAAGAGCGTTGGACATACAATGAAAGAAGTTACTTGGCCAACTTGGAGACAAAATAGAAGAGATACAGGAATGGTTATTACTGCATCAATTTTATTTGGTTTGTATCTTGGCTTATTAGACTTACTTTTTTCTTTCCTCGTGCAAACATTCTTTTAA
- the nusG gene encoding transcription termination/antitermination protein NusG yields the protein MVETSKKQWYVLHTYSGYEDKVKKDLLSRAQSLGMQDYIFRVIVPEEEKTETVRGKKQEVEEKVFPGYVLVEMVMTDESWFVVRNTPNVTGFVGSHGGGSKPSPLYEDEINRILRSQGQPAKRPDVTYEVGETVTITDGPFKGMSGKVTGIDDDKYKLTVSIDMFGRETNAELDYDQVKKFEA from the coding sequence ATGGTAGAAACCAGCAAGAAACAATGGTACGTTTTACATACTTATTCAGGCTATGAAGATAAAGTTAAAAAAGATCTTTTATCACGTGCACAATCTCTAGGGATGCAAGATTACATTTTTAGAGTCATTGTTCCTGAAGAAGAAAAGACCGAAACTGTTCGTGGCAAAAAACAAGAAGTAGAAGAAAAAGTTTTCCCAGGTTATGTTTTGGTTGAAATGGTAATGACTGATGAAAGCTGGTTTGTGGTAAGAAATACTCCAAACGTAACTGGTTTTGTGGGAAGTCATGGTGGTGGATCAAAGCCTTCACCATTGTATGAAGATGAAATTAATCGTATTTTACGTTCACAAGGTCAACCAGCCAAGCGTCCAGATGTAACTTATGAAGTTGGTGAAACTGTTACTATTACTGATGGTCCATTCAAGGGCATGAGTGGTAAAGTAACTGGGATTGATGATGACAAATACAAGCTTACTGTTTCAATTGATATGTTTGGTCGTGAAACTAATGCCGAATTAGACTACGATCAAGTTAAGAAATTCGAGGCTTAA
- a CDS encoding polyprenyl synthetase family protein: MIKLSSFKNSDNKIIFPDKEKFAFWDEYPSIQKDMIAVNKIILKHISHVNGIMGQALYDTFAVPGKMLRPAFVMLFSQFNKKAKFKHKQLLNIAASIEMLHNATLIHDDIIDESDMRHGQASIQAKYGKHIAVYAGDYLFAVSLNILSSNTKNISTLQRDSETMEAILLGETEQYNFTYDTNITIEQYLEHIKGKTSVLFGLACLLGSFESGANLKRTLQAKKFGEYLGQVFQIRDDILDYTTSAKDFKKPVLLDVKDGVYSAPLIFALQNDHEQTLHNLVAQGKDLTTTQLQEIDRLVKEHGGITQASSLADQYTLKALEHLQKHWPDTQARQQIESLTHQLLDRKY; encoded by the coding sequence ATGATCAAACTTTCTTCATTTAAAAATAGTGATAATAAAATTATCTTCCCTGACAAGGAAAAATTCGCGTTTTGGGATGAATACCCTTCTATTCAAAAAGATATGATAGCTGTTAATAAGATTATCTTAAAGCATATTAGTCACGTTAATGGCATTATGGGGCAAGCGCTATATGATACATTTGCCGTTCCCGGCAAAATGCTGCGACCAGCTTTTGTCATGCTTTTTAGTCAATTTAATAAAAAAGCCAAGTTTAAGCACAAGCAGTTACTCAACATTGCTGCTTCAATTGAAATGCTCCATAACGCAACTTTAATTCATGATGACATTATTGATGAATCAGATATGCGTCATGGTCAAGCTTCAATTCAAGCAAAATATGGTAAACATATTGCCGTTTATGCCGGCGATTATCTTTTTGCTGTTTCTCTAAATATTTTGAGTTCAAACACTAAAAACATTTCTACTTTACAAAGAGACAGTGAAACCATGGAGGCAATATTACTTGGCGAGACCGAGCAATATAATTTTACTTACGACACTAATATTACTATTGAACAATATTTAGAACATATTAAAGGTAAAACCAGCGTTTTATTTGGTCTAGCTTGTTTATTAGGTAGTTTTGAAAGTGGAGCTAATCTTAAGCGAACTCTCCAAGCCAAAAAATTTGGTGAATATTTAGGCCAAGTTTTCCAAATTCGCGATGATATTTTGGATTACACTACCAGTGCAAAAGATTTTAAAAAGCCAGTATTGCTAGATGTAAAAGACGGCGTTTATTCTGCTCCTTTAATTTTCGCCTTACAAAATGATCACGAACAAACGTTACATAATTTAGTCGCCCAGGGCAAAGATTTAACTACAACCCAACTACAAGAAATTGATCGTTTAGTTAAAGAACATGGTGGTATCACACAAGCAAGTAGCTTAGCTGATCAATATACACTCAAGGCACTAGAGCACTTACAAAAGCACTGGCCTGATACACAAGCACGCCAGCAAATTGAAAGTCTAACCCATCAGCTACTAGATCGAAAATATTAA